In Aquincola tertiaricarbonis, the genomic stretch CCGAACACCAGCGCCGATTCGACGTAAGCGACCGTCATGCGGGCACCCCGGTGGCCGCTTCAGCGGCCAGGCCGGCCACCAGCGCCGCCGTCGTGGCCTCGATCAGCGCCGGCGCATCCTCGATTTCCACCGTCTGCCAGAAGGCCGGGCCGCGCACCGCGGCCGACTGCACCGGCACGCCCGCGGCGCGCCATTTGTTCAGCGCCAGGGTGGAGGCCGGCGTCAGTGCCGGCTCGGCCCGCGAGCTGACTTCCAGCCACAGCAGGCTGTCCACGCCCGCGCCGGGCACCAGCGTGGCGGCTTCCAGCCCCTGCGCCACCGCAGCCGGCAGCCGGTAGCCGGCCACTTCCACCGTCTGGCCGGCGGCCAGTTGCTGGCGCAGCGCCGCCGCCGCGCCCTGCTGCTTGCCGTCGATCAGGTCGGCCGCCGTCTGCAGCCGCAGGAACTGCTGCAGCGCCTGCTTGCCCGCGGTGACGGGCTGCCACAGCAGCAGCCGGCTGGGCGCCGGCAGTGCGGCGGCCACCGCGCCGGCCAGCAGCGCGCCGGTGCGCAGGCCCCAGAGCGTCAACGGCAGGCCCGGATGGCGCGCCTGCAGCCAGTGCGCGCCGGCCAGCGCATCGGCCACCCAGCCGGCCCAGCTGGCGTCGGCCAGGTCGCCGGCGCTGTCGCCGCAGCCGTGCAGGTCGATGCACAGCACGGCGTAGCCCAGCCGCGCCAGCGCACGGGCCTGCAGGGCCACCATGCGGCGCGACTTGTTCATCTCCTCCGCGAACGGGTGCAGGTACAGCACCGCGCCGCGTGCCGACGGACCGGCCGCGGACGGGTGGTGGATGCAGAAGCGGCCGCCTTCGGCGTGCGCGACGGGCAGGAAGAAGGCTTCCATCACAGCAAGGGGCGCAGCGTGCGCCGCCGCGTCATGCGGCCAGCTTGTCGTTGACGAAGTCCACCAGCGAGCCGACGGTGGCGAAGGTGCTGCCGTCGATGTCGTCGTCGTCCACGGTGATGCCGAAATGACTTTCCAGTGCGGCGATCAGGGACACCACGGCCATCGAATCCAGCTCGGGCAGCGCGCCCAGCAGCGGGGTGGACGCATCGAAGCCCGCGGCCCGGCCTTGCAGCCCCAGCGTTTCGTCCAGCACGCCGAGCAGTTCGCTCTTCACATCCATCGGGTTACTCCGGGCTTGATTCAGGGTTCGGGCAGGCCGGCGATTCTAGGAGGCGGCGCTTCCCCCAAACGGGTGGTTTCCGTGGCGGGCTGCGCACTCCCCTGCGCGGCGCGGCGCCGGTGGCGCCAAAACCGCATGCCATACTTTTTTCATGCCTGACAGTCACCTGCTGCACGAACTGGTGCATTCCGCGGCCGCGCGCGATGCCGAGGCCCCGGCCCTCACCGCCGCCGGCCATACGTTGCGCTACGGCGAACTGGACGATGCGGTGCGCCGCTTCGCCGGTGGCGTGGTGCAGGCCGGCCTGCAGCGCGGCGAGCGCGTGGCCATCTACCTGGAAAAGCGCTTCGAGACGGTGATCGCCAGCTTCGGCGCCCCCGCGGCCGGCGGCGTGATGGTGCCGATCAACCCGCTGCTCAAGCCCGAGCAGGCGGTGTTCATCCTGCAGGACTGCGACGTGCGGGTGCTGGTGACCTCGCCCGAGCGGCTGGCCACGCTGGCGCCGGTGCTGGCCCAGTGCCCGGCGCTGCGCTGCGTGGTGATCACCGAGGGCGCCGC encodes the following:
- a CDS encoding acyl carrier protein; the protein is MDVKSELLGVLDETLGLQGRAAGFDASTPLLGALPELDSMAVVSLIAALESHFGITVDDDDIDGSTFATVGSLVDFVNDKLAA
- a CDS encoding hydrolase 2, exosortase A system-associated gives rise to the protein MEAFFLPVAHAEGGRFCIHHPSAAGPSARGAVLYLHPFAEEMNKSRRMVALQARALARLGYAVLCIDLHGCGDSAGDLADASWAGWVADALAGAHWLQARHPGLPLTLWGLRTGALLAGAVAAALPAPSRLLLWQPVTAGKQALQQFLRLQTAADLIDGKQQGAAAALRQQLAAGQTVEVAGYRLPAAVAQGLEAATLVPGAGVDSLLWLEVSSRAEPALTPASTLALNKWRAAGVPVQSAAVRGPAFWQTVEIEDAPALIEATTAALVAGLAAEAATGVPA